The DNA region TGACAGAGTGGGGTGTGGATTATTCGTTTGAATGCGTGGGCAACACCAGCCTGATGCGTGCGGCACTTGAGTGTGCACACCGCGGATGGGGCCAATCCATCATCATCGGCGTAGCCGGAGCTGGACAAGAGATCTCGACACGTCCCTTCCAGTTGGTTACTGGCCGTGTATGGAAAGGCTCCGCCTTTGGTGGCGTGAAGGGCCGCACCGAACTTCCGGGCTATGTTGATCAGTATATGTCAGGAGAAATTAACATCGACGACATGGTTACTTTCGAAATGCCGCTTGAAGATATCAACAAAGCCTTCGATTATATGCATGAAGGCAAAAGCATTCGTTCAGTTATCAAAATGTAGGAGCAACGATGGAAGCAACTCTTCTGAAGTCCCATAAGACATTCGAGGGAAAAACCCAGTTTTGGGAACACGACTCAACGTCGACTAAAACCAAAATGAAGTTTTCCACGTTTATTCCCACAGGCTTGGTGAAGGGTTGCGTGATCTGGCTGTCCGGTTTGACCTGCACAGATGAAAATTTCATCACCAAAGCCGGCGCGCAAAAGTATCTGGCAGAACACCAATTGATGGTCATCTGCCCGGACACTTCACCCCGCGGTTTACAACTCCCGGGCGAGCACGAAGCTTATGACTTTGGCTCTGGTGCCAGCTTCTATGTTGACGCAAAAACAGAAGGCTACAATGCGCACTACAATATGTTTTCCTATGTAGCGAACGAGCTTTTTGATTTGATCCAGTCCCAATTCCAAGTTCCCAAAAACAAAATCTCCATCATGGGTCACTCGATGGGCGGGCATGGCGCCCTGGTGATTGGCCTTCGCGAAAGTCAGAAGTTTCAATCCATCTCGGCATTTTCGCCGATTGTGAATCCCACCAAAGCCCCTTGGGGCGTTAAAGCCTTCACGGGCTACCTGGGTGAGGATCAGGATAACTGGAAACAATATGACGCCACAGAATTGATTCGCAGTGGAGCTCGTCACGAAGGCACCATACTTATCGATCAGGGCCGCGCCGACGAATTCTTCATCAAAGGTCAGCTTTTAACCAGTAATTTTGAAAACTCCTGTGAAGGGTCTGGTCAGAAAGTAAAAGTAAATTACCGTGATGACTATGATCACAGCTATTACTTTATTGCGACCTTCATCGAAGGGCACATCAAGCATCACGCGAGCTTCTTAACTTAGTTCAAAATACGGCTGTTCTTCACAAACTTAGAAGGACAGCCCCAGCGCCGACGATCAGCGCGCCAATCAATTGAATTCGCGTCAGGGATTCCTTCAGCAGGAACGAAAACAAAACCGCAAAAAATATCGAGGAGTTTCTGAGGGAAATTGCAAATCCCGGAACGGAAACCTTCAGGCCATACAGAAAAATCACAAAAGACAAATTGGCGGCAACACCGGCGGCGACGGCTTTGACGGATTCAGTTTTCAGAATTTGTTTAACGCGGTTCACGCGCGATCCTTTGATCGCAAACCATAAAAAAGGCCATGATATGACCATGGCAACCGCAAACAAGCTTTTCGGTTCTGCTCCATGGTGAAGCGCCTGATGATAGCTCAGATGATATCCGCCGATAAATACCGCGCAAACCCAGGCCCACGGCACTTTCGCAAACCAACCACCATTTTGCTCTGAAATCTTTGAGGGTGGAAAACTGAGAATAACGATGCCGCCCAAAACCGCAAGCGCCCCCACGGTCTGCAAAACTGTCGCCGTTTCACCCATGAAGGTCGTGGAGACAATCCATACAAAGATCATCGCTCCGCCTCGCATGATCGAATAGGCTTTGCCCAATTGGCTTTGCTTAAGAGACCACGCCAAGGTCACGAAATAAGCCCCTTCAAAAATGCCTGAAAGCAGCGCGTATATCAGCGGAGTGCCAGCGTTGAATTTGTCTGACATAAATAACAGTGAAACGGCAATAACCAGATTACTGACGGTCATTGCCACAAACAGGAATGCCTCTTTGTCCTTGGTGGTTTTTGCAATTGCATTCCAACTCGCATGAAGGAACGCAGAAGATAGTAGTAACAGGGCACTCGTGTTCATCGAGGCCCATCATACGCATCGGATCTATTTGCGGGAAGAAATTTGTTTATTCAACTGCGTTTTCCGATCTTCCAGACGCTGAAAAATCTGATCCACTTCTCGCTGAAAATCCTTTTCTGGTTGCTGAAGACCATTTAGAAAAGTGCTCCAGTGACGCGTGATTGCCGCCATCGCGACCGTTTCACGCATTTGCTCTTCGGTAGCGCCATGAAGTTTTGCAAACTCTGAATAGATATACACGCAACGTTCGCAGGAAGTTTGTGCGGAAACAGCATAACTAATAAGATCAATGGTTGCCGGAGACAGAGGAGATTTTGGATTCATGCTTAGCATCTTGTGTTCGTTCCACGCACCCGCGACACCTTTAGCTGCATAGGTTTTGATAAAGTTTGGCACGATCCCCACCGTTTTTTCCATATCCTTGTGGGCAGCGTTGACATCGCCGACCAATGGCGAAGGCTTGAGTTCGCTCATCTCCGCGGGCTTTTTCTTGCGCAGGAACTTAATCATATTATCCACGTCCATTTTAAACTTGGGCATTTCAATGGGAGAACCCTCCCAAAACGTGGCCCATTTCCGGGTGTCTGCCGCCACCGCGATCGCATAGTTTATCTCCTGAGGAGTTGCGCCATTAAATTTGGCTGCGCGCTTATGAAAATACACGCAATAAGTGCAAGGGATCTGCGCCGCCACCGCCACCCCGATCAGCTCTTTGGTTTTAGGAGTGAGTGCTGTCGTGGGATTTAACTGAATGTCGCGAATCTCCTGCCAGGCACCGGAAATAGCTTCCTGAGGAAACTCCTTCATATACGTCGGAACCATATCAAAAGTCGCACGAATCTCCTCATAAGCCGCTTGTGCCTGGGGATTCTGAGGAGCAATACTTTCCGGTTGTGCCGCATAAGCCACCAGAAAAAATAGTAA from Bdellovibrio sp. GT3 includes:
- a CDS encoding carboxymuconolactone decarboxylase family protein — protein: MKVILPLLAPLLFFLVAYAAQPESIAPQNPQAQAAYEEIRATFDMVPTYMKEFPQEAISGAWQEIRDIQLNPTTALTPKTKELIGVAVAAQIPCTYCVYFHKRAAKFNGATPQEINYAIAVAADTRKWATFWEGSPIEMPKFKMDVDNMIKFLRKKKPAEMSELKPSPLVGDVNAAHKDMEKTVGIVPNFIKTYAAKGVAGAWNEHKMLSMNPKSPLSPATIDLISYAVSAQTSCERCVYIYSEFAKLHGATEEQMRETVAMAAITRHWSTFLNGLQQPEKDFQREVDQIFQRLEDRKTQLNKQISSRK
- a CDS encoding EamA family transporter, which translates into the protein MNTSALLLLSSAFLHASWNAIAKTTKDKEAFLFVAMTVSNLVIAVSLLFMSDKFNAGTPLIYALLSGIFEGAYFVTLAWSLKQSQLGKAYSIMRGGAMIFVWIVSTTFMGETATVLQTVGALAVLGGIVILSFPPSKISEQNGGWFAKVPWAWVCAVFIGGYHLSYHQALHHGAEPKSLFAVAMVISWPFLWFAIKGSRVNRVKQILKTESVKAVAAGVAANLSFVIFLYGLKVSVPGFAISLRNSSIFFAVLFSFLLKESLTRIQLIGALIVGAGAVLLSL
- the fghA gene encoding S-formylglutathione hydrolase codes for the protein MEATLLKSHKTFEGKTQFWEHDSTSTKTKMKFSTFIPTGLVKGCVIWLSGLTCTDENFITKAGAQKYLAEHQLMVICPDTSPRGLQLPGEHEAYDFGSGASFYVDAKTEGYNAHYNMFSYVANELFDLIQSQFQVPKNKISIMGHSMGGHGALVIGLRESQKFQSISAFSPIVNPTKAPWGVKAFTGYLGEDQDNWKQYDATELIRSGARHEGTILIDQGRADEFFIKGQLLTSNFENSCEGSGQKVKVNYRDDYDHSYYFIATFIEGHIKHHASFLT